From Streptomyces sp. CMB-StM0423, a single genomic window includes:
- a CDS encoding C40 family peptidase — translation MNARVASHSRTTARTAGAIMLIGAATATALGGFAHADPPPTPAEVRARVDRLHHEAEQTVEEYNGVKEEADRTERALDDLRDEAARKTARLNDARNALGSFATAQYRNGTADPTVQLALSAEPEDYLRSAALLERVGNRQATALEGVGRQLREVEQVRAEARDRLAELKDARAELKRHKGAIEDKLTEARGLLDTLTAEQRDAVLGADGHGGAGGSAGDRAARGAARGPVQAPNARAARAVSYAQGAVGSPYVWGAVGPAAFDCSGLTQAAWGAAGVSLPRTTYTQAAAGSTVPRSALAPGDLVFYYSGLSHVGIYAGGGQIIHAPRPGATVRYAPVDSMPFVTAVRPA, via the coding sequence GTGAACGCCCGAGTGGCGTCCCACAGCAGGACCACGGCCCGTACCGCCGGGGCGATCATGCTCATCGGCGCCGCCACCGCCACCGCGCTCGGCGGCTTCGCGCACGCCGACCCGCCGCCGACCCCCGCGGAGGTCAGGGCCAGGGTCGACCGGCTGCACCACGAGGCCGAGCAGACCGTCGAGGAGTACAACGGCGTCAAGGAGGAGGCGGACCGTACCGAACGGGCCCTGGACGACCTCCGCGACGAGGCCGCCCGCAAGACCGCGCGGCTCAACGACGCCCGCAACGCACTCGGTTCCTTCGCCACCGCCCAGTACCGCAACGGCACCGCCGACCCCACGGTGCAGCTCGCCCTCTCCGCCGAGCCGGAGGACTACCTGCGCTCGGCCGCCCTGCTCGAACGGGTCGGCAACCGGCAGGCCACCGCGCTCGAAGGCGTCGGGCGGCAGTTGCGGGAGGTGGAGCAGGTGCGCGCGGAGGCCCGCGACCGGCTGGCGGAGCTGAAGGACGCGCGGGCGGAGCTGAAGCGGCACAAGGGCGCGATCGAGGACAAGCTCACCGAGGCCCGCGGGCTGCTCGACACCCTCACCGCCGAGCAGCGCGACGCCGTCCTCGGCGCCGACGGGCACGGCGGCGCGGGCGGCTCGGCGGGCGACCGGGCGGCGCGCGGCGCCGCGCGCGGGCCGGTGCAGGCGCCGAACGCCCGCGCCGCGCGCGCCGTGTCGTACGCCCAGGGCGCGGTCGGCAGCCCGTACGTCTGGGGCGCCGTCGGCCCCGCCGCCTTCGACTGCTCCGGACTCACCCAGGCCGCCTGGGGAGCCGCGGGCGTCTCCCTGCCCCGTACCACCTACACCCAGGCCGCGGCGGGCAGCACCGTCCCGCGCTCCGCGCTGGCGCCCGGGGACCTGGTCTTCTACTACTCCGGCCTCAGCCACGTCGGCATCTACGCGGGCGGCGGCCAGATCATCCACGCACCCCGGCCGGGCGCGACCGTGCGCTACGCGCCCGTGGACTCGATGCCGTTCGTGACGGCGGTACGTCCCGCCTGA
- a CDS encoding LuxR C-terminal-related transcriptional regulator yields the protein MTDDAAGGTPAAGTPAAGIQAGGAGPEEGRRVRVVLVDDHRMFRAGVQAEIGVTDETGVEVVGEAADVEQAVTVITATRPEVVLLDVHLPGGGGVEVLRRCSGLMGESPSGEAPVRFLALSVSDAAEDVIGVIRGGARGYVTKTITGTDLVDAIFRVSEGDAVFSPRLAGFVLDAFASTDAPPVDEDLDRLTQREREVLRLIARGYAYKEVAKQLYISVKTVESHVSAVLRKLQLSNRHELTRWATARRLV from the coding sequence ATGACGGACGACGCAGCGGGCGGGACCCCGGCGGCGGGGACCCCGGCGGCCGGGATCCAGGCGGGCGGCGCGGGCCCGGAGGAGGGCCGCCGGGTACGGGTCGTGCTCGTCGACGACCACCGCATGTTCCGGGCCGGGGTGCAGGCGGAGATCGGGGTGACCGACGAGACCGGCGTCGAGGTCGTCGGCGAGGCGGCGGACGTCGAGCAGGCCGTGACGGTCATCACCGCCACCCGCCCCGAGGTCGTGCTGCTCGACGTGCACCTGCCGGGCGGCGGCGGCGTCGAGGTGCTGCGCCGCTGCTCCGGGCTGATGGGGGAGTCGCCGAGCGGCGAGGCGCCGGTGCGCTTCCTGGCGCTGTCGGTGTCGGACGCGGCAGAGGACGTCATCGGCGTCATCCGCGGCGGCGCGCGCGGGTATGTGACGAAGACCATCACCGGCACGGACCTCGTCGACGCGATCTTCCGGGTCTCCGAGGGCGACGCGGTGTTCTCGCCGCGGCTGGCCGGTTTCGTCCTCGACGCGTTCGCTTCGACGGACGCGCCGCCCGTGGACGAGGACCTGGACCGGCTGACGCAGCGGGAGCGGGAGGTGCTGCGGCTGATCGCCCGGGGGTACGCGTACAAGGAAGTGGCGAAGCAGCTCTACATCTCCGTGAAGACCGTCGAATCGCATGTCTCGGCGGTGCTGCGCAAGCTCCAGTTGTCGAACCGGCACGAGCTGACGCGCTGGGCGACGGCCCGCCGCCTGGTCTGA
- a CDS encoding ATP-binding protein: protein MTAPTAAPAPEGAAPPGGPYDPYERPVRRLYRSADGRWLGGVARGLAGHLGLPVSWVRIVFLGLLMANGLGVLLYAVFWFVVPLGQGGRAEKPLVDVDADGRKRLRKPDKGQLLALLALLIGAGIFAGSLDLGRSNAFVWPLLLIGAGVALVWRQADNARRAKWAAVTRRTKFLPLARGAAGVLLVGAGVSAIFVMQGSTRHIGAVVQASLAVLVGVALLAGPWLVRMVQDLSEERLMRIRAQERAEVAAHVHDSVLHTLTLIQRNADNAGEVRKLARAQERELRTWLYKPEGTGKDEEGGAGPGTLAEGVRKTAAEVEDYHGVPVEVVCVGDCPLDDKLSAQLQAAREAMVNAAKYGGEAGPVQVFAEVEGRQVFISVKDRGPGFDPDAVPADRMGVRESIIGRMERNGGTARLRTPAGGGTEVELEMERAE, encoded by the coding sequence ATGACCGCCCCCACCGCCGCGCCCGCCCCCGAGGGCGCCGCCCCGCCCGGCGGCCCGTACGACCCGTACGAGCGGCCCGTCCGGCGGCTGTACCGCAGCGCCGACGGGCGCTGGCTCGGCGGCGTCGCGCGCGGCCTCGCCGGGCACCTGGGGCTGCCGGTGTCGTGGGTGCGGATCGTCTTCCTCGGCCTGCTCATGGCGAACGGCCTGGGCGTGCTGCTGTACGCGGTCTTCTGGTTCGTCGTCCCGCTCGGCCAGGGCGGCAGGGCGGAGAAGCCGCTCGTCGACGTCGACGCCGACGGGCGCAAGCGGCTCCGCAAACCCGACAAGGGGCAACTGCTCGCCCTCCTCGCCCTGCTCATCGGCGCCGGCATCTTCGCCGGCAGCCTGGACCTGGGCCGCTCCAACGCCTTCGTCTGGCCGCTGCTGCTCATCGGCGCCGGTGTGGCCCTGGTGTGGCGGCAGGCGGACAACGCGCGGCGGGCGAAGTGGGCGGCGGTCACGCGGCGCACGAAGTTCCTGCCGCTGGCGCGCGGTGCGGCCGGGGTGCTGCTGGTCGGTGCGGGGGTCAGCGCGATATTCGTCATGCAGGGCTCCACCCGGCACATCGGCGCGGTGGTGCAGGCGTCGCTCGCGGTACTGGTGGGCGTGGCGCTGCTGGCGGGGCCCTGGCTCGTACGGATGGTGCAGGACCTGTCCGAGGAGCGGCTGATGCGGATCCGGGCGCAGGAGCGCGCCGAGGTCGCCGCCCACGTACACGACTCCGTGCTGCACACCCTCACGCTCATCCAGCGCAACGCGGACAACGCCGGCGAGGTGCGCAAGCTGGCCCGCGCGCAGGAGCGGGAGCTGCGCACCTGGCTGTACAAGCCGGAGGGGACCGGCAAGGACGAGGAGGGCGGGGCCGGGCCCGGGACGCTCGCCGAAGGGGTGCGCAAGACGGCGGCGGAGGTCGAGGACTACCACGGGGTGCCGGTGGAGGTGGTGTGCGTCGGCGACTGCCCGCTGGACGACAAGCTGAGCGCGCAGTTGCAGGCGGCGCGTGAGGCGATGGTCAACGCGGCCAAGTACGGTGGCGAGGCGGGGCCGGTGCAGGTCTTCGCGGAGGTCGAGGGGCGGCAGGTCTTCATCTCGGTGAAGGACCGCGGTCCCGGCTTCGACCCGGACGCGGTCCCGGCCGACAGAATGGGCGTACGCGAGTCCATCATCGGCAGGATGGAGCGCAACGGCGGCACCGCCCGGCTGCGCACGCCGGCGGGCGGGGGCACCGAGGTGGAGCTGGAGATGGAGCGCGCCGAGTGA
- a CDS encoding DoxX family membrane protein, translated as MAQDQASGTTVLGRVPQGEPPGGLRAAAARFALLPLRIFLGITFVYAGFDKLTDDAFLDSSGPGSLHNTLDTLPDVAIPALVDLAQQAPTEFGIAISLGEIAVGLGTLAGLWARLAAAGGALLSMTLWFTMSWSADPYYYGQDLPYMIAWIPLILAGAPYWSLDSVLAVRRRRKGQQLFA; from the coding sequence ATGGCACAGGACCAAGCGTCCGGCACCACGGTTCTCGGGAGGGTGCCCCAGGGAGAGCCGCCCGGCGGACTCCGCGCCGCCGCCGCCCGGTTCGCGCTGCTGCCGCTGCGGATCTTCCTCGGCATCACGTTCGTCTACGCCGGCTTCGACAAGCTCACCGACGACGCCTTCCTCGACTCCAGCGGCCCCGGCTCGCTGCACAACACCCTGGACACCCTGCCCGACGTCGCCATCCCGGCCCTGGTGGACCTGGCGCAGCAGGCGCCGACGGAGTTCGGGATCGCCATCTCGCTCGGCGAGATCGCGGTCGGGCTCGGCACGCTCGCCGGGCTGTGGGCGCGGCTGGCGGCGGCCGGCGGGGCGCTGCTGTCGATGACGCTGTGGTTCACGATGAGCTGGTCGGCGGACCCGTACTACTACGGCCAGGACCTGCCGTACATGATCGCGTGGATTCCGCTGATCCTGGCGGGCGCGCCGTACTGGTCGCTGGACTCGGTGCTCGCCGTCCGCCGCCGCAGGAAGGGCCAGCAGCTCTTCGCCTAG
- a CDS encoding PspC domain-containing protein — protein MTDRSPGADGGASPDAGASPGTDASPGADAGARDAAGGRAAAEARMRTARAGVRDRTGGTAGGPAPGTPDGSPGRPRLRRSRRYKVVGGVCGGLGQYFGMDPVIFRVVLGVLTATGGLGLVAYGFAWLLMPLDGEDDSEGRRLLSGRVEGSALTALLFAIVGCGLFLSVLNSTDTHFFAALLLLCLGGAAYWSHHRREAEELAADGVPVDDATAHAVADAPPETAPPPVPYSPSWWRDPLTKDGDFPPYLWGPDDGEGVADAPPGGPPGAGFRPQNSAPAGGGRDEHEAAGIGGWTFLAAAGTCAVVIGATWGAEPLGTTLAYGLGSALAVFGAGFTLSAWIGRTGGGTAFWALLTSVLLAVALWLPDTITAEWGTRNWHPATAADVRDRYELGSGEARLDLSRLDLAKGRRVETAAQLGLGQLTVRVPDDVRVEVHSRVDIGDMQLPPTTSSGNQGDGDIDVSPRQERTTVLEPTAGGSGAPRGTLVLDLTVSIGQLEVQRAAS, from the coding sequence ATGACGGACAGGAGCCCCGGCGCGGACGGGGGCGCATCCCCGGACGCGGGTGCGTCCCCGGGCACCGATGCGTCCCCGGGCGCGGACGCGGGCGCGCGGGACGCCGCGGGCGGCCGTGCCGCGGCGGAGGCCCGTATGCGTACGGCGCGCGCGGGGGTACGGGACCGGACCGGCGGCACCGCCGGGGGCCCGGCGCCCGGGACGCCCGACGGGTCGCCGGGGCGGCCGCGGCTGCGGCGCAGCCGCCGCTACAAGGTCGTCGGCGGCGTCTGCGGCGGCCTCGGCCAGTACTTCGGCATGGACCCCGTCATCTTCCGCGTCGTCCTCGGCGTGCTCACCGCGACCGGCGGCCTCGGCCTCGTCGCCTACGGCTTCGCCTGGCTGCTGATGCCGCTGGACGGCGAGGACGACAGCGAGGGCCGCCGCCTGCTGTCCGGCCGGGTCGAGGGCTCGGCGCTGACGGCGCTGCTGTTCGCCATCGTCGGCTGCGGCCTGTTCCTGTCCGTGCTGAACTCGACGGACACCCACTTCTTCGCCGCCCTGCTGCTCCTCTGCCTCGGCGGCGCCGCCTACTGGTCGCACCACCGCCGGGAGGCCGAGGAACTGGCCGCCGACGGCGTCCCCGTGGACGACGCCACCGCCCACGCCGTGGCCGACGCACCGCCGGAGACCGCGCCGCCGCCCGTGCCGTACTCCCCGTCCTGGTGGCGCGACCCGCTCACCAAGGACGGCGACTTCCCGCCCTACCTCTGGGGCCCCGACGACGGCGAGGGCGTGGCGGACGCACCGCCGGGCGGCCCGCCCGGCGCCGGCTTCCGCCCGCAGAATTCGGCGCCGGCAGGCGGCGGCCGGGACGAGCACGAGGCGGCCGGCATCGGCGGCTGGACGTTCCTCGCCGCCGCGGGCACCTGCGCCGTCGTCATCGGCGCCACCTGGGGCGCGGAGCCGCTGGGCACCACCCTGGCGTACGGCCTGGGCAGCGCGCTCGCCGTCTTCGGCGCGGGCTTCACGCTCAGCGCCTGGATCGGCCGCACCGGCGGCGGCACGGCCTTCTGGGCGCTGCTGACGAGCGTTCTGCTGGCCGTCGCGCTGTGGCTGCCCGACACCATCACGGCGGAGTGGGGCACGCGGAACTGGCACCCGGCGACGGCCGCGGACGTGCGCGACCGGTACGAGCTGGGCAGCGGCGAGGCCCGGCTCGACCTCAGCCGGCTCGATCTGGCCAAGGGCCGGCGGGTCGAGACGGCGGCCCAGCTGGGCCTTGGCCAACTGACGGTGCGGGTCCCCGACGACGTACGCGTGGAGGTGCACTCCCGGGTCGACATCGGCGACATGCAGCTCCCGCCCACCACGAGCAGCGGTAACCAGGGCGACGGCGACATCGACGTCTCCCCGCGGCAGGAGCGCACGACGGTGCTGGAGCCCACGGCCGGCGGGTCCGGAGCGCCCAGGGGGACGCTGGTGCTGGACCTGACGGTCTCGATCGGGCAGTTGGAGGTCCAGCGTGCGGCGTCATAG